The following coding sequences lie in one Myxosarcina sp. GI1 genomic window:
- a CDS encoding glycoside hydrolase family 3 N-terminal domain-containing protein yields MSTTSYSPTLSLKQQIGQMIIVRASGYLFDHQIRYPAWEASNTKLQTWLEELNLGGVILLGGSSVELQARSRQLQAWAKTSLFIAADIEEGVGQRFSGATWFPPPMALGAIAAKNLSLAEKYATEIGAITAREALAVGINWLLAPVVDVNNNPDNPVINIRAFGDNPVIVSKLAAAFIKGANSQPILTTAKHFPGHGDTAVDSHLALPSLPHSDSRLAAVELPPFETAIAAGVDSVMTAHLSIPVWDERYPATLSSAIVNDRLRKRLGFDGLVVTDALIMGGITKFASPEEIAIRAIEAGSDILLMPDDPEVAIAAIYNAVMSGRISRQRIEESLARIAKAKAKVISNSEAELSLLSTKKAKVLVKAVLQDSLRSGGKLPLRSQPDIEQRSIATALQRRARPLAGAGKQSFPSGGNLQRPIESRNLIVVDDVLNCAFLDIHTPAITIPQQFNYHRQIVDYNTIGAIATAPRPTLLQIFIRGNPFRGTSGLTTQTKSIYRQLVSKELVTGLIIYGSPYVLDWFISFMSQDLPWVFCYGQMSIAQAIALKTLFNLPSDEKYTITKTEIDFGF; encoded by the coding sequence GTGTCTACAACTTCATATAGTCCCACTTTATCTTTAAAACAACAAATCGGACAAATGATTATTGTCCGCGCTTCTGGCTATCTATTCGACCATCAAATTAGATATCCTGCCTGGGAAGCTAGCAACACTAAGTTACAAACATGGCTGGAAGAATTAAACTTAGGCGGAGTAATTTTATTAGGGGGTAGCAGTGTCGAACTACAGGCGCGATCGCGTCAACTGCAAGCCTGGGCAAAGACTTCTTTATTTATCGCAGCCGATATTGAAGAAGGAGTAGGGCAGCGTTTTAGCGGTGCGACATGGTTTCCGCCACCGATGGCGTTAGGGGCAATTGCGGCTAAAAACCTCAGCTTGGCAGAGAAATATGCAACAGAAATTGGTGCTATTACTGCCAGAGAAGCCTTAGCAGTAGGCATTAACTGGCTATTAGCACCTGTAGTAGATGTCAACAATAATCCTGATAACCCTGTAATAAATATTCGTGCTTTTGGCGATAATCCTGTTATTGTCAGTAAATTAGCAGCGGCTTTTATTAAAGGTGCCAATTCCCAACCAATTTTAACTACCGCCAAACATTTCCCAGGACATGGAGATACTGCCGTCGATTCTCATTTGGCTTTACCCTCGTTACCTCATTCAGATTCGCGTCTGGCAGCAGTGGAACTACCGCCGTTTGAAACGGCGATCGCTGCTGGCGTAGACAGCGTGATGACGGCGCATCTATCTATTCCTGTTTGGGATGAAAGATACCCTGCAACTTTGTCTTCGGCAATTGTAAACGATCGCCTGAGAAAGCGGCTAGGTTTTGATGGTTTGGTAGTTACCGATGCTTTGATTATGGGTGGTATAACTAAATTTGCCTCTCCAGAAGAAATTGCGATAAGGGCAATCGAAGCTGGTAGCGATATTTTATTAATGCCCGACGATCCCGAAGTGGCAATCGCTGCTATTTACAATGCCGTAATGTCTGGGCGCATCAGCCGACAAAGAATTGAAGAGTCTCTCGCCCGCATCGCAAAAGCGAAAGCTAAAGTAATTAGTAATAGTGAGGCAGAATTATCCCTGTTATCTACTAAGAAAGCAAAAGTTTTGGTTAAAGCAGTTTTACAAGACTCGTTGCGATCGGGAGGCAAGTTACCACTGCGATCGCAGCCAGATATCGAGCAACGCTCAATCGCAACAGCCCTTCAAAGAAGGGCACGCCCCCTAGCGGGGGCGGGGAAGCAGAGCTTCCCGTCTGGAGGGAACCTCCAGCGACCGATTGAGTCGCGCAATTTAATTGTGGTAGACGATGTACTTAACTGTGCTTTTTTAGATATTCATACTCCAGCAATAACTATTCCCCAACAGTTTAATTACCACAGACAGATCGTAGATTACAATACCATTGGCGCGATCGCTACCGCTCCCAGACCGACGCTACTACAAATATTTATTCGGGGCAATCCTTTTCGCGGTACTTCTGGGCTAACTACTCAAACTAAAAGTATTTATCGGCAACTTGTATCTAAAGAATTGGTAACGGGTTTAATTATTTATGGCAGCCCCTATGTTTTAGACTGGTTTATTAGCTTTATGTCTCAAGATTTGCCCTGGGTATTTTGTTACGGACAAATGTCAATAGCGCAGGCGATCGCGCTAAAAACTTTATTTAACCTTCCTTCAGATGAAAAGTACACTATTACTAAAACTGAAATAGATTTTGGATTTTAG
- a CDS encoding DUF4327 family protein — MTTATVSPAPKIGYSLDSIKDEARQLIEKGVISRQQPIYVLCKFIPAREWVGVECELERCDYLLRDPIGDLVAYQTWEND; from the coding sequence ATGACAACTGCAACTGTTTCACCTGCTCCTAAAATAGGCTATTCCTTAGATAGCATCAAAGACGAAGCTCGCCAGCTAATTGAGAAAGGCGTTATTAGTCGCCAACAGCCAATTTACGTACTTTGTAAGTTTATCCCCGCTCGTGAATGGGTCGGAGTTGAATGCGAATTGGAAAGATGTGATTATTTACTCCGCGATCCTATTGGCGATTTGGTTGCTTATCAAACTTGGGAAAATGATTGA